Proteins co-encoded in one Setaria viridis chromosome 9, Setaria_viridis_v4.0, whole genome shotgun sequence genomic window:
- the LOC117835688 gene encoding cyclin-D2-2 produces the protein MELVSAGGASPSSLLCEENMDDIFGCNDGEGEMPELGADLDFQGFPLESDEVVASLMEKEKEQLVDVATGDYLQRLNGGGLLPSWRIAAIDWITKAQARHNFGPLCFYLSVNYLDRFLSTNEPPVVNQHPWMQQLLSVACLSIAAKMEEAVVPRCADFQVCSEKYKFGAEAIKNVEFFVLRSLKWRMQAVTPFSYINYFVDKFTQGKPLSCGFASRCTELILGTLQATKFLQFRPSEIAAAVVLSAAVESHVLDFSSALIASNILVDKENVRRSCEAMQEVGLVKKVEGCNASPSVPKSPSGVLDGPCFSFKTDDNQTPGSSQADNNNKNQAYTPANKRTRLDA, from the exons ATGGAGTTAGTCTCCGCCGGTGGTGCCTCCCCGTCGTCCTTGCTGTGCGAAGAGAACATGGACGACATTTTTGGGTGCAATGACGGCGAGGGGGAGATGCCGGAGTTGGGGGCCGACCTTGATTTCCAGGGCTTTCCGTTGGAGAGCGACGAGGTTGTAGCATCCCtcatggagaaggagaaggagcaaCTTGTTGATGTTGCAACGGGGGATTACCTCCAGAGGTTGAACGGTGGAGGACTGCTGCCCTCTTGGAGGATTGCTGCCATTGATTGGATCACCAAG GCTCAGGCTCGTCATAATTTTGGACCACTGTGCTTTTATCTCTCTGTTAATTATCTTGATAGGTTCCTCTCCACAAATGAACCCCCGGTAG TCAATCAGCAT CCCTGGATGCAGCAGCTACTCTCAGTTGCTTGCCTAtccattgcagccaagatggaGGAGGCTGTGGTTCCTCGGTGCGCAGACTTCCAG GTTTGCAGTGAGAAGTATAAGTTTGGTGCAGAAGCTATTAAGAATGTGGAGTTTTTTGTTCTGAGGTCTCTGAAATGGAGGATGCAAGCTGTGACCCCATTCTCTTACATCAACTATTTCGTGGACAAGTTCACCCAGGGGAAGCCGCTGAGTTGTGGGTTTGCTTCTCGGTGCACTGAGCTCATCCTTGGCACTCTGCAAG CAACTAAGTTCCTGCAATTCAGACCTTCTGAGATTGCTGCAGCCGTGGTTCTATCAGCAGCTGTTGAAAGTCACGTCCTTGACTTCAGCAGCGCTCTTATAGCTTCTAACATACTTGTTGACAAG GAAAATGTGAGGAGAAGCTGTGAAGCAATGCAAGAGGTCGGGTTAGTGAAGAAGGTCGAAGGATGCAATGCGAGTCCTTCAGTTCCCAAGAGCCCATCTGGTGTGCTGGATGGCCCATGCTTCAGCTTCAAGACTGACGACAACCAGACACCAGGGTCATCACAAgcggacaacaacaacaaaaaccaGGCTTACACTCCAGCTAACAAGAGGACAAGGCTAGACGCCTAG
- the LOC117838989 gene encoding uncharacterized protein, protein MADKVNPWCHWPNPPWKFNTESSAGNIYPPDIGLVDANSVALPTYLNTVAAPVPFFTASVADRPLPMAPRFVTKLAPSFEFSALYPSHKRSLVFYQENHTPIAAPLISKQTLDPVPELQGSNETNVTDVGAEETEGIHENTDEINALLDSDSDEGYEKVQELNRVRKPSPAENDTLSVESVASAGASAGSVRPAKKRKLSSGTDKSVVDTASSARLDHSIEQKLLVNDSDAQSCCIGEVESDHKFFLGEGEAAEGDNPDDQNRRRERIQETVAALRKIVPGGIAKDATAVLDEAICYLQYLKLKVKTLGAVSL, encoded by the coding sequence ATGGCGGACAAGGTTAATCCTTGGTGCCATTGGCCTAATCCTCCATGGAAATTCAACACTGAAAGCTCTGCGGGCAATATCTACCCACCTGACATTGGACTTGTTGATGCCAATTCGGTGGCATTGCCTACATATCTGAACACTGTTGCTGCACCTGTGCCATTTTTCACAGCATCAGTTGCTGACAGACCTCTTCCAATGGCTCCAAGATTTGTCACAAAATTGGCACCGAGTTTTGAATTTTCTGCACTGTATCCCTCGCATAAGAGATCTCTGGTTTTCTACCAGGAGAATCATACTCCTATTGCAGCTCCTTTGATAAGCAAGCAGACACTGGATCCTGTGCCAGAGCTCCAAGGTAGCAATGAGACTAATGTAACTGATGTTGGAGCAGAAGAAACTGAGGGTATTCATGAGAACACAGATGAGATCAATGCACTCCTCGATTCTGACTCAGATGAAGGGTATGAAAAGGTTCAAGAACTCAACAGAGTTAGGAAGCCATCTCCTGCTGAGAATGACACCTTGAGTGTGGAATCAGTGGCCAGTGCTGGTGCTAGTGCAGGTTCTGTGCGACCGGCCAAGAAGAGAAAACTCAGCTCTGGCACTGACAAGTCTGTTGTGGACACGGCCAGTTCAGCAAGGCTTGATCATTCCATCGAACAGAAGCTTCTTGTTAATGACTCTGATGCACAGTCCTGTTGCATTGGTGAAGTGGAGAGTGATCACAAGTTCTTTCTGGGGGAAGGTGAAGCAGCTGAGGGTGACAACCCCGACGATCAGAATCGAAGAAGAGAGAGGATCCAAGAGACTGTTGCTGCACTCAGGAAGATTGTCCCTGGGGGCATCGCCAAAGATGCCACAGCTGTTCTCGATGAAGCAATATGCTACCTGCAGTATCTGAAACTGAAGGTCAAGACGCTGGGAGCTGTCTCCCTCTAG
- the LOC117835847 gene encoding dolichyl-diphosphooligosaccharide--protein glycosyltransferase subunit 4C-like — MFDDQDLGFFTNFVGVFIFVLVTAYHFVMADPKFEGN, encoded by the coding sequence ATGTTTGACGATCAAGACTTGGGTTTCTTCACCAACTTTGTGGGCGTCTTCATATTTGTTTTGGTCACAGCATATCATTTCGTGATGGCTGATCCAAAGTTTGAAGGGAACTAG